One genomic region from Epinephelus moara isolate mb chromosome 8, YSFRI_EMoa_1.0, whole genome shotgun sequence encodes:
- the sf3a1 gene encoding splicing factor 3A subunit 1 isoform X1 gives MPPGPVQIVQPEPNNKNDAPSEETPATKPIVGIIYPPPEVRNIVDKTASFVARNGPEFEARIRQNEINNPKFNFLNPNDPYHAYYRHKVNEFKEGKAQEPSAAVPKVMQQAMQQSQQLPQKVQSQVIQETVIPKEPPPEYEFIADPPSISAFDLDVVKLTAQFVARNGRQFLTQLMQKEQRNYQFDFLRPQHSLFNYFTKLVEQYTKILIPPKGLLTKLKREAENPREVMDQVRYRVEWAKFQERERKKEEEEREKERVAYAQIDWHDFVVVETVDFQPNEQGHFPPPTTPEELGARILIQERYEKYGESEEVEMEVESEDEDDEREVRGEGQPSQPDQDTQVQDMDEGSDDDDEGMKAPLPPDNPMPPPLPPTPDQVIIRKDYDPKASKPQPSVAAPDEYLISPITGEKIQASKMQEHMRIGLLDPRWLEQRDRSIRERQTEDEVYAPGLDIESSLKQLAERRTDIFGVEETAIGKKIGEEEIQKPEEKVTWDGHSGSMARTQQAAQANITLQEQIEAIHKAKGLVGEDDTKEKIGPSKPSEIHHQPPMPTPISLPKPSPPMTVPRPPPSVAPVRTTLLSAVPVIPRPPVAPVVRLAPGQVIASMPPMIPAPRINVVPMPPSAPHIMAPRPPPMVVPAAFVPAPPVPQPPSSAPAPPAHPPPPHEDEPVSKKMKTEDNLIPEEEFLRRNKGPVAVKVQVPNMQDKTEWKLNGQVLNFTVPLTDQVSVIKVKIHEATGMPAGKQKLQYEGIFIKDSNSLAYYNMSNGSIIHLALKERGGRKK, from the exons ATGCCGCCTGGGCCTGTTCAAATTGTTCAGCCGGAGCCCAACAACAAG AATGATGCACCATCAGAAGAAACCCCAGCCACTAAACCCATCGTTGGTATCATATATCCACCTCCTGAGGTCCGAAACATAGTTGACAAGACCGCCAGCTTTGTTGCCAG GAATGGACCCGAGTTCGAAGCAAGAATCCGTCAGAATGAGATCAACAATCCAAAGTTTAATTTCCTCAACCCAAATGACCCCTACCATGCCTACTACCGTCACAAGGTCAATGAATTTAAGGAGGGCAAAGCGCAGGAACCATCTGCAGCCGTGCCTAAGGTTATGCAGCAGGCCATGCAGCAGTCGCAACAGCTTCCTCAAAAA GTGCAGTCACAGGTGATCCAAGAGACCGTCATTCCCAAAGAACCACCTCCTGAGTACGAGTTCATTGCGGATCCTCCATCAATCTCAGCATTTGATCTGGATGTTGTGAAGCTCACTGCGCAATTTGTTGCTCGCAATGGTCGCCAGTTTCTTACACAGCTCATGCAGAAAGAACAGAGGAACTACCAGTTTGACTTTCTGCGGCCACAGCACAGCCTTTTCAACTACTTCACCAAACTGGTTGAGCAGTACACTAAG ATTCTGATCCCTCCCAAAGGTCTTCTGACCAAACtgaagagagaggcagagaatcCAAGAGAGGTTATGGACCAG GTGAGGTACCGCGTTGAGTGGGCAAAGTTCCAGGAGCgtgagagaaagaaggaggaggaggaaagagagaaagaacgGGTGGCATATGCCCAAATTGACTGGCATGACTTTGTAGTGGTTGAGACAGTGGATTTCCAGCCCAATGAACAAG GCCACTTCCCCCCACCTACGACACCAGAGGAGCTTGGCGCTCGCATCTTAATCCAAGAGCGCTATGAGAAGTATGGAGAGAGTGAGGAGGTGGAGATGGAAGTTGAGAGtgaggatgaagatgatgaacGCGAGGTTAGGGGTGAAGGCCAGCCCTCACAGCCAGATCAAGACACGCAAGTGCAGGACATGGATGAG GGATCTGATGATGACGATGAGGGCATGAAGGCTCCACTGCCACCAGACAACCCTATGCCACCCCCACTGCCTCCAACTCCAGACCAGGTTATTATTCGCAAAGACTACGATCCCAAAG cTTCCAAGCCTCAGCCGTCAGTTGCAGCTCCAGATGAGTACCTCATCTCACCAATCACTGGTGAGAAGATCCAAGCTAGTAAGATGCAAGAGCACATGCGCATTGGTCTGCTGGATCCACGCTGGCTGGAGCAAAGGGACCGCAGCATCAGAGAGAGGCAGACTGAGGATGAGGTCTATGCTCCTGGTCTGGATATTGAGAGCAGCTTGAAACAACTGGCTGAGAGGCGTACTGATATCTTTGGTGTGGAAGAGACAGCCATTGGTAAGAAGATTGGTGAAGAAGAAATCCAGAAGCCAGAGGAGAAG GTTACTTGGGATGGCCACTCAGGAAGTATGGCCCGTACCCAGCAGGCAGCACAGGCCAACATCACCCTGCAAGAGCAGATCGAAGCCATTCACAAGGCCAAAGGACTGGTGGGAGAGGATGACACTAAGGAGAAAATTGGCCCAAGCAAGCCCAGTGAAATTCATCACCAGCCTCCCATGCCCACTCCAATCAGTTTGCCTAAACCAAGTCCCCCAATGACGGTGCCTCGCCCACCCCCCTCT GTGGCACCAGTACGCACCACTCTCCTGTCCGCTGTACCTGTAATTCCAAGACCACCTGTGGCTCCTGTTGTGCGCCTTGCACCAGGACAAGTCATAGCATCCATGCCTCCTATGATTCCTGCTCCCCGCATCAATGTAGTCCCCATGCCGCCATCAGCACCTCACATCATGGCCCCCAGACCACCTCCCATGGTTGTTCCAGCTG CATTCGTTCCTGCTCCTCCAGTACCTCAACCCCCGAGCTCTGCTCCTGCACCACCAGcccacccacccccaccccatGAAGATGAGCCAGTCAGCAAGAAGATGAAGACAGAGGACAACCTTATTCCAGAGGAGGAGTTCCTTCGTAGGAATAAG gGTCCTGTGGCAGTCAAAGTACAAGTCCCCAACATGCAGGACAAGACCGAATGGAAGCTGAATGGCCAAGTGCTGAATTTCACTGTCCCACTCACAGATCAG GTGTCTGTTATTAAAGTCAAAATCCATGAAGCTACAGGCATGCCAGCAGGGAAACAGAAGTTACAGTATGAG gGCATTTTCATCAAGGATTCCAACTCCCTGGCTTATTACAACATGAGCAATGGTTCAATCATTCACTTGGCACTGAAGGAGAGAGGTGGAAGAAAGAAGTGA
- the dgcr6 gene encoding protein DGCR6 isoform X1, translating to MDGYPGVIVGDSTKHQERHYYLLSELQTLVKDLPSSFQQRLSYSTLGDLALALIDGTVYEIVQGLLDIQHLTEKNLYNQRQKLHCEHQALKQDLVRKHKDALQSCKSHNLALLKSNQQAELEALEIRVREEQRMMDKKIVAEMDQKVIDQQNTLEKAGVPGFYITTNPQELTMQMNLLELILKLQQKESQSGVL from the exons ATGGATGGTTATCCCGGAGTCATCGTCGGCGATTCTACAAAACATCAAGAGAGACATTACTACCTGTTATCTGAGCTGCAAACCTTAGTCAAAGATCTACCAAG CTCCTTCCAGCAGCGCCTGTCCTACAGCACGCTGGGTGACCTGGCTCTAGCACTCATAGATGGGACTGTCTATGAGATTGTGCAGGGGCTGCTGGATATTCAGCACCTGACAGAGAAGAATCTGTACAACCAGAGACAAAAGCTGCACTGTGAACACCAAG CGCTCAAACAAGATCTTGTACGAAAACACAAAGATGCCCTGCAGTCATGCAAGTCTCACAACCTTGCGCTTCTCAAATCCAACCAGCAAGCAGAACTAGAG GCTCTGGAAATTCGTGTGCGGGAGGAGCAAAGAATGATGGATAAGAAGATTGTAGCAGAAATGGATCAAAAAGTGATAGACCAGCAGAATACCTTGGAGAAAGCGGGAGTCCCTGGATTTTATATCACCACTAATCCTCAG GAGCTGACGATGCAGATGAACCTACTTGAATTGATCCTCAAGCTTCAACAGAAGGAGTCACAATCTGGAGTCCTTTGA
- the ccdc157 gene encoding coiled-coil domain-containing protein 157: protein MSQLLGRQDCIDSLRKDLVDLQGAILDVFSRTGPVPFSSWKFPDKLSCNLDMVALLEQYDFVDGEDAFNQHSHIVLLELVIDRLLLLLQSFNAYVEQSRCSHRREQTPQKRCLSVGLVVRNYWSNLVQFANLKETYKDIKKQTKAKTFDCDETETESSLSSQNSTSTHCLSAQSSTSSFKFLPHNHAPSSATHNALCNPKIDSHNVGCQTFESSLVPCDACHQAQSTVRKTGHALVELLQSESLPSSLQPLLVAVEETLELGHMTAGDVTQWANEQVRDMRRLAKHLQDVRGTVQPLKDRLEAAEAERGRFKSQLERTQKEFKQEMEKQQANTVQLEFSLQKAQRSVKETEQRLQEEQQQLKREMLCLEESNSRLKEKVAAQQDALQALDCEKNVLQEKVRTLHIEQETCCKLQQRIQHLEIQISETQLHLHKESAKYHSACRQQESMQAKQKSLLERVDTLDEECEELQRQLGEREERQIDLHSQLQQISEEKEQMQVQLTQQQDLCLELQKEKQTLEMHVGELKNSVAELKEHVRALEERERLLVAFPELSPLAHTQPQSTGNVLLDMEQQLQANIIRIKILEQENTTLHTSLVKLRERAQNNATGEASPQQAWSLSPPSTPVEMQTSQLQSCSATGLGYSHRGRGGKRGESGLKSAGSGDHVSPAVASPLSLQYHLQTLHLNTGSNAAKTYTKTRSGSPLSHSRSLNQRKKLN from the exons ATGAGTCAGTTGTTGGGTCGTCAGGACTGTATCGATAGTCTCCGGAAAGACCTCGTCGACCTTCAAGGTGCGATTCTGGACGTGTTTTCAAGAACCGGACCGGTCCCCTTTTCCTCCTGGAAGTTCCCTGATAAGCTGTCATGTAATCTGGACATGGTAGCTTTACTGGAGCAATATGACTTTGTGGATGGGGAGGATGCATTCAATCAGCACTCCCACATTGTGTTGTTGGAGTTGGTGATTGACAG ACTGCTGCTTCTTCTACAAAGCTTCAATGCTTATGTTGAGCAAAGTAGGTGCAGCCACAGGAGAGAACAAACCCCGCAGAAAAGATGCCTGTCAGTTGGTCTTGTAGTCAGAAACTACTGGAGTAATTTAGTTCAGTTTGCCAACCTCAAG GAGACCTACAAAGACATCaagaaacagacaaaagcaaAGACATTTGACTGTGATGAAACGGAGACAGAGTCATCATTGTCCTCCCAGAATAGCACAAGCACACATTGCTTATCTGCTCAGTCTTCAACAAGCTCCTTTAAGTTTTTGCCACACAATCATGCACCCTCCAGTGCTACCCACAATGCCCTGTGCAATCCTAAAATTGACAGCCACAACGTTGGCTGCCAGACTTTTGAATCATCCCTTGTTCCCTGCGATGCATGTCACCAAGCACAGTCCACTGTGAGAAAAACAGGACATGCTTTGGTGGAACTGCTCCAGAGTGAGAGCCTGCCTTCATCTCTGCAGCCACTCTTAGTAGCTGTGGAGGAGACCCTGGAGCTGGGACACATGACAGCAGGCGACGTGACCCAGTGGGCCAATGAGCAGGTCAGAGACATGCGCCGGCTGGCAAAACATCTTCAGGATGTGCGGGGTACCGTGCAGCCTCTGAAAGACAGACTAGAGGCAGCAGAGGCAGAACGGGGCAGATTCAAGTCTCAGCTGGAAAGAACACAGAAAGAGTTCAAGCAAgaaatggaaaaacagcaagCGAACACAGTCCAGCTGGAGTTCTCACTGCAGAAAGCACAGAGATCTGTCAAAGAAACAGAGCAAAGGCTACAAGAGGAGCAACAACAACTCAAGAGAG AGATGTTGTGCTTGGAGGAGAGTAATTCCAGACTGAAAGAGAAAGTAGCAGCACAGCAAGATGCATTACAGGCACTTG ACTGTGAAAAGAATGTGCTACAAGAGAAAGTGAGGACCTTGCACATAGAACAAGAGACCTGTTGTAAACTACAGCAAAGGATCCAGCACTTGGAGATTCAGATCTCTGAAACTCAACTCCATCTCCACAAAGAGAGCGCCAAATACCACAGTGCCTGTCGTCAGCAAGAG TCAATGCAGGCAAAGCAAAAATCTTTGTTAGAGAGAGTTGACACTCTGGATGAAGAGTGTGAAGAGCTGCAGAGGCAgttgggagagagggaggagagacagatCGACCTTCACAGTCAGCTGCAGCAGATATCAGAGGAGAAGGAACAAATGCAGGTGCAGCTCACTCAACAGCAG GACCTGTGTTTGGAGCTCCAAAAGGAGAAGCAGACACTAGAGATGCACGTAGGCGAGCTGAAGAACAGCGTGGCTGAGCTGAAGGAACACGTGCGAGCTttagaggagagggagaggctgTTGGTGGCTTTCCCAGAGCTCAGCCCTCTTGCTCATACACAACCACAGA GTACGGGAAATGTGCTTTTGGATATGGAGCAACAGCTGCAGGCAAATATCATTCGTATAAAAATTCTGGAGCAGGAAAACACTACCCTGCACACCAGCCTTGTGAAACTGAGGGAAAGAGCACAAAATAATGCCACTGGG GAAGCCTCACCTCAGCAGGCATGGAGCCTCTCTCCGCCCAGCACACCAGTAGAAATGCAGACAAGTCAGTT GCAGAGCTGCAGTGCAACAGGGCTGGGCTACAGTCACAGAGGAAGGGGAGGAAAACGAGGGGAAAGTGGTCTGAAGTCAGCTGGGTCAGGGGATCATGTGTCCCCTGCTGTTGCCTCCCCCCTGTCCCTGCAATATCACCTTCAAACCCTCCACCTCAACACAGGCTCCAATGCTGCTAAAACCTATACAAAAACACGCAGTGGTTCTCCCCTCTCTCACTCCAGAAGCTTAAATCAGAGGAAAAAATTAAACTGA
- the sf3a1 gene encoding splicing factor 3A subunit 1 isoform X2: MPPGPVQIVQPEPNKNDAPSEETPATKPIVGIIYPPPEVRNIVDKTASFVARNGPEFEARIRQNEINNPKFNFLNPNDPYHAYYRHKVNEFKEGKAQEPSAAVPKVMQQAMQQSQQLPQKVQSQVIQETVIPKEPPPEYEFIADPPSISAFDLDVVKLTAQFVARNGRQFLTQLMQKEQRNYQFDFLRPQHSLFNYFTKLVEQYTKILIPPKGLLTKLKREAENPREVMDQVRYRVEWAKFQERERKKEEEEREKERVAYAQIDWHDFVVVETVDFQPNEQGHFPPPTTPEELGARILIQERYEKYGESEEVEMEVESEDEDDEREVRGEGQPSQPDQDTQVQDMDEGSDDDDEGMKAPLPPDNPMPPPLPPTPDQVIIRKDYDPKASKPQPSVAAPDEYLISPITGEKIQASKMQEHMRIGLLDPRWLEQRDRSIRERQTEDEVYAPGLDIESSLKQLAERRTDIFGVEETAIGKKIGEEEIQKPEEKVTWDGHSGSMARTQQAAQANITLQEQIEAIHKAKGLVGEDDTKEKIGPSKPSEIHHQPPMPTPISLPKPSPPMTVPRPPPSVAPVRTTLLSAVPVIPRPPVAPVVRLAPGQVIASMPPMIPAPRINVVPMPPSAPHIMAPRPPPMVVPAAFVPAPPVPQPPSSAPAPPAHPPPPHEDEPVSKKMKTEDNLIPEEEFLRRNKGPVAVKVQVPNMQDKTEWKLNGQVLNFTVPLTDQVSVIKVKIHEATGMPAGKQKLQYEGIFIKDSNSLAYYNMSNGSIIHLALKERGGRKK; the protein is encoded by the exons ATGCCGCCTGGGCCTGTTCAAATTGTTCAGCCGGAGCCCAACA AGAATGATGCACCATCAGAAGAAACCCCAGCCACTAAACCCATCGTTGGTATCATATATCCACCTCCTGAGGTCCGAAACATAGTTGACAAGACCGCCAGCTTTGTTGCCAG GAATGGACCCGAGTTCGAAGCAAGAATCCGTCAGAATGAGATCAACAATCCAAAGTTTAATTTCCTCAACCCAAATGACCCCTACCATGCCTACTACCGTCACAAGGTCAATGAATTTAAGGAGGGCAAAGCGCAGGAACCATCTGCAGCCGTGCCTAAGGTTATGCAGCAGGCCATGCAGCAGTCGCAACAGCTTCCTCAAAAA GTGCAGTCACAGGTGATCCAAGAGACCGTCATTCCCAAAGAACCACCTCCTGAGTACGAGTTCATTGCGGATCCTCCATCAATCTCAGCATTTGATCTGGATGTTGTGAAGCTCACTGCGCAATTTGTTGCTCGCAATGGTCGCCAGTTTCTTACACAGCTCATGCAGAAAGAACAGAGGAACTACCAGTTTGACTTTCTGCGGCCACAGCACAGCCTTTTCAACTACTTCACCAAACTGGTTGAGCAGTACACTAAG ATTCTGATCCCTCCCAAAGGTCTTCTGACCAAACtgaagagagaggcagagaatcCAAGAGAGGTTATGGACCAG GTGAGGTACCGCGTTGAGTGGGCAAAGTTCCAGGAGCgtgagagaaagaaggaggaggaggaaagagagaaagaacgGGTGGCATATGCCCAAATTGACTGGCATGACTTTGTAGTGGTTGAGACAGTGGATTTCCAGCCCAATGAACAAG GCCACTTCCCCCCACCTACGACACCAGAGGAGCTTGGCGCTCGCATCTTAATCCAAGAGCGCTATGAGAAGTATGGAGAGAGTGAGGAGGTGGAGATGGAAGTTGAGAGtgaggatgaagatgatgaacGCGAGGTTAGGGGTGAAGGCCAGCCCTCACAGCCAGATCAAGACACGCAAGTGCAGGACATGGATGAG GGATCTGATGATGACGATGAGGGCATGAAGGCTCCACTGCCACCAGACAACCCTATGCCACCCCCACTGCCTCCAACTCCAGACCAGGTTATTATTCGCAAAGACTACGATCCCAAAG cTTCCAAGCCTCAGCCGTCAGTTGCAGCTCCAGATGAGTACCTCATCTCACCAATCACTGGTGAGAAGATCCAAGCTAGTAAGATGCAAGAGCACATGCGCATTGGTCTGCTGGATCCACGCTGGCTGGAGCAAAGGGACCGCAGCATCAGAGAGAGGCAGACTGAGGATGAGGTCTATGCTCCTGGTCTGGATATTGAGAGCAGCTTGAAACAACTGGCTGAGAGGCGTACTGATATCTTTGGTGTGGAAGAGACAGCCATTGGTAAGAAGATTGGTGAAGAAGAAATCCAGAAGCCAGAGGAGAAG GTTACTTGGGATGGCCACTCAGGAAGTATGGCCCGTACCCAGCAGGCAGCACAGGCCAACATCACCCTGCAAGAGCAGATCGAAGCCATTCACAAGGCCAAAGGACTGGTGGGAGAGGATGACACTAAGGAGAAAATTGGCCCAAGCAAGCCCAGTGAAATTCATCACCAGCCTCCCATGCCCACTCCAATCAGTTTGCCTAAACCAAGTCCCCCAATGACGGTGCCTCGCCCACCCCCCTCT GTGGCACCAGTACGCACCACTCTCCTGTCCGCTGTACCTGTAATTCCAAGACCACCTGTGGCTCCTGTTGTGCGCCTTGCACCAGGACAAGTCATAGCATCCATGCCTCCTATGATTCCTGCTCCCCGCATCAATGTAGTCCCCATGCCGCCATCAGCACCTCACATCATGGCCCCCAGACCACCTCCCATGGTTGTTCCAGCTG CATTCGTTCCTGCTCCTCCAGTACCTCAACCCCCGAGCTCTGCTCCTGCACCACCAGcccacccacccccaccccatGAAGATGAGCCAGTCAGCAAGAAGATGAAGACAGAGGACAACCTTATTCCAGAGGAGGAGTTCCTTCGTAGGAATAAG gGTCCTGTGGCAGTCAAAGTACAAGTCCCCAACATGCAGGACAAGACCGAATGGAAGCTGAATGGCCAAGTGCTGAATTTCACTGTCCCACTCACAGATCAG GTGTCTGTTATTAAAGTCAAAATCCATGAAGCTACAGGCATGCCAGCAGGGAAACAGAAGTTACAGTATGAG gGCATTTTCATCAAGGATTCCAACTCCCTGGCTTATTACAACATGAGCAATGGTTCAATCATTCACTTGGCACTGAAGGAGAGAGGTGGAAGAAAGAAGTGA
- the slc7a4 gene encoding cationic amino acid transporter 4 yields MATCPRGCTPVVHLCQKLNRLKTLDDDMMATSLKRCLSTLDLTLLGVGGMVGSGLYVLTGTVAKDMVGPAVIISFLFAGFASLLAAFCYAEFGARIPKTGSAYMFTYVSVGEVWAFLIGWNVILENMIGGAAVARAWSGYLDSIFNHAIQNFTETHIMQWNVPFLAHYPDLLAAGILVVASFFISFGVQVSSYLNHIFSTISMGVIIFILVFGFVLAEPANWSQKEGGFAPFGLSGILAGSATCFYAFVGFDVIASSSEEAKNPQKAVPIATAIALGLAATAYILVSTVLTLMVPWHTLDPNSALADAFFRRGYSWAGIVVAVGSICAMNTVLLCNLFSLPRIVYAMADDGLFFSIFARVNPVTKVPVNAILVFGILMATMALIFDLEALVQFLSIGTLLAYSFVAASIIVLRFQPDKSSSKGTASTTPNPISEPSPAPSESQTITEDTEELKQYESFSDKLQLVERQATRERRGVGQLKAYWEPYLGKLLGDCEPGEVVAFCVLTLIVSSVSFCAVLEFGTKQLQLPLWSFTMLLVIFSLAYVLSLALIWIHEPQTNSKTFQVPLVPLTPAASILINVFLMMKLSPLTWIRFTVWIAVGLLVYFGYGIWHSKEGKRELQPKDMAARYVVLPSGSLVETVQSVQPDGQVDTSAHHISPSTASTAEESAGKR; encoded by the exons ATGGCAACTTGTCCAAGAGGCTGCACCCCAGTGGTGCACCTTTGTCAGAAACTGAACCGACTCAAGACACTGGATGATGACATGATGGCCACATCGCTGAAACGCTGTCTCTCCACCCTGGACCTGACTCTGTTGGGGGTTGGTGGGATGGTGGGCTCCGGGCTTTATGTGCTGACGGGAACGGTGGCTAAAGACATGGTTGGGCCCGCTGTCATCATATCCTTCCTTTTTGCAGGTTTTGCTTCTCTACTGGCTGCCTTTTGTTATGCAGAGTTTGGAGCACGCATTCCCAAAACAGGATCTGCTTACATGTTTACCTATGTCTCCGTGGGAGAGGTCTGGGCCTTTCTCATTGGTTGGAATGTGATTCTGGAGAACATGATTGGTGGCGCTGCTGTGGCACGTGCCTGGAGTGGCTATCTGGACTCTATTTTTAATCACGCCATCCAGAacttcacagagacacacattaTGCAGTGGAACGTGCCCTTCCTTGCCCACTACCCTGACCTCCTTGCAGCAGGGATTCTAGTTGTTGCCTCGTTCTTCATTTCCTTTGGAGTCCAAGTGTCCTCTTACCTCAACCATATCTTCTCCACTATTAGCATGGGTGTCATCATTTTCATCCTGGTATTTGGCTTTGTTCTGGCTGAACCAGCCAACTGGAGCCAGAAAGAAGGAGGTTTTGCGCCTTTCGGGCTTTCTGGAATACTGGCGGGCTCAGCCACGTGCTTCTACGCATTTGTGGGCTTTGATGTGATTGCGTCCTCaagtgaggaggcaaagaacCCACAGAAAGCTGTTCCCATTGCTACTGCAATCGCCCTTGGACTTGCAGCAACAGCTTACATCCTGGTCTCCACGGTGCTCACGTTGATGGTACCCTGGCATACACTGGACCCCAACTCAGCTCTAGCAGATGCTTTCTTCCGCCGTGGTTACAGCTGGGCTGGAATTGTTGTGGCAGTAGGATCCATCTGTG CCATGAACACTGTGCTGCTCTGTAATCTCTTCTCCCTCCCTCGGATTGTGTACGCCATGGCAGATGATGGGTTGTTCTTCTCCATTTTCGCACGGGTCAACCCCGTCACCAAAGTCCCTGTCAATGCTATATTGGTGTTTGGGATCCTCATGGCCACCATGGCCCTCATCTTTGACCTGGAGGCCTTGGTTCAGTTCTTGTCCATCGGCACCCTCCTGGCGTACTCCTTTGTGGCTGCGAGTATTATTGTGCTGCGCTTTCAGCCTGACAAATCCAGCTCCAAGGGAACTGCGTCCACAACCCCCAACCCTATTTCCGAGCCTTCCCCTGCCCCCTCAGAGTCTCAGACCATaactgaggacactgaggagCTGAAGCAGTATGAATCCTTCTCTGACAAACTCCAGTTGGTGGAGAGGCAGGCAACGAGAGAGCGGCGCGGGGTGGGGCAGCTGAAGGCCTACTGGGAACCATACCTGGGCAAGCTGCTGGGGGACTGTGAGCCAGGTGAGGTGGTGGCCTTCTGCGTGCTGACTCTGATTGTGAGCTCGGTCTCATTCTGTGCCGTGCTAGAATTTGGAACcaagcagctgcagctgccGCTCTGGAGCTTCACAATGCTGCTGGTGATTTTCAGCTTGGCGTATGTTCTCAGTTTGGCACTCATATGGATTCACGAGCCACAGACCAACAGCAAAACATTCCAG GTACCTTTGGTTCCACTGACTCCAGCTGCCAGTATCCTCATTAATGTTTTCCTCATGATGAAGCTCAGCCCTCTAACCTGGATTCGATTCACCGTATGGATCGCTGTAG GTCTGCTTGTGTATTTTGGCTATGGAATCTGGCACAGCAAGGAGGGCAAGCGGGAGCTGCAGCCCAAAGACATGGCCGCCCGGTATGTGGTGTTACCCAGCGGCAGCCTGGTAGAGACAGTGCAGTCTGTCCAGCCCGATGGACAGGTGGACACCTCGGCGCACCACATCTCCCCCTCCACTGCCTCGACAGCCGAAGAGAGCGCAGGAAAGAGATGA
- the dgcr6 gene encoding protein DGCR6 isoform X2: MKNVCLFLDSPFTEEACEKNSDVFTSSSSFQQRLSYSTLGDLALALIDGTVYEIVQGLLDIQHLTEKNLYNQRQKLHCEHQALKQDLVRKHKDALQSCKSHNLALLKSNQQAELEALEIRVREEQRMMDKKIVAEMDQKVIDQQNTLEKAGVPGFYITTNPQELTMQMNLLELILKLQQKESQSGVL, translated from the exons atgaagaatgtttgcctttttttggattctccattcactgaggaggcatgtgagaaaaacagtgatgtcttCACCAGTTCAAG CTCCTTCCAGCAGCGCCTGTCCTACAGCACGCTGGGTGACCTGGCTCTAGCACTCATAGATGGGACTGTCTATGAGATTGTGCAGGGGCTGCTGGATATTCAGCACCTGACAGAGAAGAATCTGTACAACCAGAGACAAAAGCTGCACTGTGAACACCAAG CGCTCAAACAAGATCTTGTACGAAAACACAAAGATGCCCTGCAGTCATGCAAGTCTCACAACCTTGCGCTTCTCAAATCCAACCAGCAAGCAGAACTAGAG GCTCTGGAAATTCGTGTGCGGGAGGAGCAAAGAATGATGGATAAGAAGATTGTAGCAGAAATGGATCAAAAAGTGATAGACCAGCAGAATACCTTGGAGAAAGCGGGAGTCCCTGGATTTTATATCACCACTAATCCTCAG GAGCTGACGATGCAGATGAACCTACTTGAATTGATCCTCAAGCTTCAACAGAAGGAGTCACAATCTGGAGTCCTTTGA